A region from the Brassica napus cultivar Da-Ae chromosome C8, Da-Ae, whole genome shotgun sequence genome encodes:
- the LOC125591396 gene encoding uncharacterized protein LOC125591396, translated as MGSKPLSGSRARKKFGFADGSIPKPAYDSKDLEDWWANNAMVVSWIKKTVAPDLSGSLCHHEIAHDLWTHIQKRFSVKNGQRVQHLKTGLANCQQRGTAVEAYYGKLTKIWTSLADYQCAKTAAEIEKEREEDKLHQFLMGLDESLFGAVKSSLLSRDPLPSLDEAYQVVTHDEESKRASRMMEERHDGVSFAVHASHRGRSQP; from the coding sequence ATGGGCTCTAAACCTTTGTCTGGCTCTCGTGCAAGAAAGAAGTTTGGTTTCGCTGATGGGAGCATTCCAAAACCCGCTTACGATTCTAAAGATCTCGAAGACTGGTGGGCGAATAATGCTATGGTGGTATCCTGGATAAAGAAAACAGTTGCTCCGGATCTTAGCGGCTCATTGTGTCACCATGAGATTGCTCATGACCTCTGGACGCATATTCAAAAGCGTTTCTCGGTTAAAAATGGTCAGCGGGTTCAGCATCTGAAAACAGGGTTGGCTAACTGTCAACAACGAGGAACAGCCGTTGAGGCATATTATGGTAAATTGACGAAGATCTGGACGAGCTTGGCGGATTACCAGTGTGCTAAGACTGCTGCTGAGATTGAGAAAGAACGAGAAGAAGATAAACTCCACCAATTTTTGATGGGTCTTGACGAATCTTTGTTTGGTGCCGTGAAGTCGTCTTTGCTATCTCGTGATCCACTTCCTTCGCTAGATGAAGCGTATCAAGTGGTCACACATGATGAAGAATCAAAGCGTGCTAGTCGTATGATGGAAGAACGACATGATGGTGTGAGTTTTGCGGTGCATGCATCTCATCGAGGACGTTCACAGCCATAA